A stretch of the Salvelinus fontinalis isolate EN_2023a unplaced genomic scaffold, ASM2944872v1 scaffold_0578, whole genome shotgun sequence genome encodes the following:
- the LOC129846527 gene encoding zinc finger protein 721-like: MSSLNYSPPAEEETVCWTEKEALIKEEEEEKDVTKQKHVEGEAVTGKEEEKDVSVKEEEDVTVKEEAFRVKEEEGVTVKDEEDSVFEVKAEEGENTVSSEEEEEETGYLGPISQTQFKASSGSKDELSHKMVLRNRAVITTGEIRDYRGSSGEPQQPHDAEEAEKSLSRSEHVKKHQQRSTGKKSHCCSDCEKRFTSTSAIKLHQRIHTGEKPYSCDQCGERFTKSSSLTKHQRTHTGEKPYSCDQCGKSFSTSGSLTVHQRIHTGEKPYSCDQCGKSFSTSGSLRVHQRTHTGDKPYSCDQCGKSFSTSGSLTVHQRIHTGDKPYSCDQCGKSFYHSSELTVHQRTHTGEKPYSCDQCGKSFSQSSYLKVHQRTHTGEKPYSCDQCGKSFTTSGSLTLHQRTHTGEKPYSCDQCGKRFTKSSSLTKHQRIHTGEKPYSCDQCGKSFTTSGSLTLHQRTHTGEKPYSCDQCGKRFTKFRSQTRHLRTHTGEKSYICDQCGKSFTTSSNLTSHQRTHTGEKSHSCGQCGKSFTTSGSLTVHQRTHTGEKPYSCDQCGKSFTTSGSLTVHQRTHTGEKPYSCDQCGERFTKSSSLTKHQRTHTGEKPYSCDQCGKSFSTSGSLTVHQRIHTGEKPYSCDQCGKSFSTSGSLRVHQRTHTGDKPYSCDQCGKSFSTSGSLTVHQRIHTGDKPYSCDQCGKSFYHSSELTVHQRTHTGEKPYSCDQCGKSFSQSSYLKVHQRTHTGEKPYSCDQCGKSFTTSGSLTLHQRTHTGEKPYSCDQCGKRFTKSSSLTKHQRIHTEEKPYSCYQCGKSFSTSLYRAVHQRTHTGEKPYSCDQCGKRFTKFRSQTRHLRTHTGEKSYICDQCGKSFTTSSNLTSHQITHTGEKSHSCGQCGKSFTTSGSLTVHQRTHTGEKPYSCDQCGKSFTTSGSLTVHQRTHTGEKPYSCDQCGERFTKSSSLTKHQRTHTGEKPYSCDQCGKSFSTSGSLTVHQRIHTGEKPYSCDQCGKSFSTSGSLRVHQRTHTGDKPYSCDQCGKSFSTSGSLTVHQRIHTGDKPYSCDQCGKSFYHSSELTVHQRTHTGEKPYSCDQCGKSFSQSSYLKVHQRTHTGEKPYSCDQCGKSFTTSGSLTLHQRTHTGEKPYSCDQCGKRFTKSSSLTKHQRIHTEEKPYSCYQCGKSFSTSLYRAVHQRTHTGEKPYSCDQCGKRFTKFRSQTRHLRTHTGEKSYICDQCGKSFTTSSNLTSHQITHTGEKSHSCGQCGKSFTTSGSLTVHQRTHTGEKPYSCDQCGKSFTTSGSLTVHQRTHTGEKPYSCAQCGKSCTTSSNLTSHQRTHTGEKSHSCDQCGKSFMTSSNLTTHQKTHTGEKPCSCDQCGKSFSTSGSLTVHQRIHTGDKPYSCDQCGKSFCQSSMLTVHQRTHTGDKPYSCDQCGKSFSQSSNLTVHQRTHTGEKPYSCDQCGKSFTRSSYLTVHQRTHTGERPYSCGQCGKSFTRSSYLTVHQRTHSGEKSYSCDQR; this comes from the exons atgagttcactaaattactctcctcctgctgaagaagagacggtctgctggacggagaaagaagctctcatcaaagaggaggaggaagagaaggatgttacaaaacaaaaacatgtagagggtgaggctgttacagggaaagaagaagagaaagacgtttcagtgaaagaagaggaagacgttacagtgaaagaagaggcgttcagagtgaaagaggaggagggtgttacagtaaaagatgaggaggattcagtttttgaagtgaaagcggaggagggggagaatacggtctcatcggaagaagaggaggaagaaactggatatctgggcccgatttcccaaacgcaatttaaggcatccagtggttctaaagatgaacttagccataagatggttttgagaaaccgggccgtgattaccactg gagagatacgggactatcgtggatcctctggggagcctcaacaacctcatgatgctgaagaggcagagaagagtctctccagatcagaacacgtcaagaaacaccagcagagatccacagggaagaaatctcactgctgctctgactgtgagaAGAGATTCACCTCCACATCAGCCATTAAACTTCATCagagaatccacacaggagagaaaccttatagctgtgatcaatgtggggaGAGGTTTACTAAATCTAGCAGTCTGAcgaaacaccagagaacacacacaggagagaaaccttatagctgtgatcaatgtgggaagagtttttctacttctggctctctgacagtgcaccagagaatacacacaggagagaaaccttatagctgtgatcaatgtgggaagagtttttctacttCTGGCTCTCTGagagtgcaccagagaacacacacaggagataaaccttatagctgtgatcaatgtgggaagagtttttctacttctggctctctgacagtgcaccagagaatacacacaggagataaaccttatagctgtgatcaatgtgggaagagtttttatcATTCTAGTgaactgacagtgcaccagagaacacacacaggagagaaaccttatagctgtgatcaatgtggaaagagttttagtcAATCTAGCTATCTGaaagtgcaccagagaacacacacaggggagaaaccttatagctgtgatcaatgtgggaagagttttactacatctggctctctgactttacaccagagaacacacacaggagagaaaccttatagctgtgatcaatgtgggaagaggtttACTAAATCTAGCAGTCTGACGAAACACCagagaatccacacaggagagaaaccttatagctgtgatcaatgtgggaagagttttactacatctggctctctgactttacaccagagaacacacacaggagagaaaccttatagctgtgatcaatgtgggaagaggtttACTAAATTTAGGAGTCAGACTAGACacctgagaacacacacaggagagaaatcttatatctgtgatcaatgtgggaagagttttactacatcaagcaatctgacttcacaccagagaacacacacaggagagaaatctcatagctgtggtcaatgtgggaagagttttactacttctggctctctgacagtgcaccagagaacccacacaggagagaaaccttatagctgtgatcaatgtgggaagagttttactacttctggctctctgacagtgcaccagagaacacacacaggagagaaaccttatagctgtgatcaatgtggggaGAGGTTTACTAAATCTAGCAGTCTGAcgaaacaccagagaacacacacaggagagaaaccttatagctgtgatcaatgtgggaagagtttttctacttctggctctctgacagtgcaccagagaatacacacaggagagaaaccttatagctgtgatcaatgtgggaagagtttttctacttCTGGCTCTCTGagagtgcaccagagaacacacacaggagataaaccttatagctgtgatcaatgtgggaagagtttttctacttctggctctctgacagtgcaccagagaatacacacaggagataaaccttatagctgtgatcaatgtgggaagagtttttatcATTCTAGTgaactgacagtgcaccagagaacacacacaggagagaaaccttatagctgtgatcaatgtggaaagagttttagtcAATCTAGCTATCTGaaagtgcaccagagaacacacacaggggagaaaccttatagctgtgatcaatgtgggaagagttttactacatctggctctctgactttacaccagagaacacacacaggagagaaaccttatagctgtgatcaatgtgggaagaggtttACTAAATCTAGCAGTCTGACTAAACACCAGAGAATCCACACAgaagagaaaccttatagctgttatcaatgtgggaagagtttttctacttCTCTCTATCGggcagtgcaccagagaacacacacaggagagaaaccttatagctgtgatcaatgtgggaagaggtttACTAAATTTAGGAGTCAGACTAGACacctgagaacacacacaggagagaaatcttatatctgtgatcaatgtgggaagagttttactacatcaagcaatctgacttcacaccagataacacacacaggagagaaatctcatagctgtggtcaatgtgggaagagttttactacttctggctctctgacagtgcaccagagaacccacacaggagagaaaccttatagctgtgatcaatgtgggaagagttttactacttctggctctctgacagtgcaccagagaacacacacaggagagaaaccttatagctgtgatcaatgtggggaGAGGTTTACTAAATCTAGCAGTCTGAcgaaacaccagagaacacacacaggagagaaaccttatagctgtgatcaatgtgggaagagtttttctacttctggctctctgacagtgcaccagagaatacacacaggagagaaaccttatagctgtgatcaatgtgggaagagtttttctacttCTGGCTCTCTGagagtgcaccagagaacacacacaggagataaaccttatagctgtgatcaatgtgggaagagtttttctacttctggctctctgacagtgcaccagagaatacacacaggagataaaccttatagctgtgatcaatgtgggaagagtttttatcATTCTAGTgaactgacagtgcaccagagaacacacacaggagagaaaccttatagctgtgatcaatgtggaaagagttttagtcAATCTAGCTATCTGaaagtgcaccagagaacacacacaggggagaaaccttatagctgtgatcaatgtgggaagagttttactacatctggctctctgactttacaccagagaacacacacaggagagaaaccttatagctgtgatcaatgtgggaagaggtttACTAAATCTAGCAGTCTGACTAAACACCAGAGAATCCACACAgaagagaaaccttatagctgttatcaatgtgggaagagtttttctacttCTCTCTATCGggcagtgcaccagagaacacacacaggagagaaaccttatagctgtgatcaatgtgggaagaggtttACTAAATTTAGGAGTCAGACTAGACacctgagaacacacacaggagagaaatcttatatctgtgatcaatgtgggaagagttttactacatcaagcaatctgacttcacaccagataacacacacaggagagaaatctcatagctgtggtcaatgtgggaagagttttactacttctggctctctgacagtgcaccagagaacccacacaggagagaaaccttatagctgtgatcaatgtgggaagagttttactacttctggctctctgacagtgcaccagagaacacacacaggagagaaaccttatagctgtgctcaatgtgggaaaAGTTGTACTACATCAAGCaatctgacttcacaccagagaacacacacaggagagaaatctcatagttgtgatcaatgtgggaagagttttatgaCATCAAGTAATCTGACTACacaccagaaaacacacacaggagagaaaccttgtagctgtgatcaatgtgggaagagtttttctacttctggctctctgacagtgcaccagagaatacacacaggagataaaccttatagctgtgatcaatgtgggaagagtttttgtcaatctagtatgctgacagtgcaccagagaacacacacaggagataaaccttatagctgtgatcaatgtgggaagagttttagtcaatctagcaatctgacagtgcaccagagaacacacacaggagagaaaccttatagctgtgatcaatgtgggaagagttttactagatctagctatctgacagtgcaccagagaacacacacaggagagagaccttatagctgtggtcaatgtgggaagagttttactagatctagctatctgacagtgcaccagagaacacattcAGGAGAGAAATCGTATAGCTGTGACCAGAGgtaa